The following are encoded together in the Candidatus Omnitrophota bacterium genome:
- the rplS gene encoding 50S ribosomal protein L19, with translation MKRLEEFTKKQLRKDLPQFNIGDTLKVYGKVLEAGKVRIHPFEGIVIAKKGKGISETFTLRKISYGEGVERIFPINSPNLERIELLHKGKVRRAKLYYLRARKGKAAKVRSAG, from the coding sequence ATGAAAAGATTAGAAGAATTTACGAAGAAGCAGTTAAGAAAGGACTTGCCGCAGTTTAATATCGGCGATACTTTAAAGGTGTATGGAAAGGTCTTGGAAGCAGGTAAGGTGCGCATACATCCCTTTGAAGGCATAGTTATTGCTAAAAAGGGAAAGGGTATTTCTGAAACCTTTACCTTGCGCAAGATTTCTTACGGAGAAGGCGTGGAGAGGATATTTCCTATTAATTCCCCTAATCTGGAAAGAATAGAACTGTTGCATAAAGGAAAGGTAAGGCGCGCAAAATTATATTATCTACGCGCAAGAAAAGGTAAAGCCGCCAAGGTTCGTTCTGCAGGGTAG